From Fusarium oxysporum f. sp. lycopersici 4287 chromosome 10, whole genome shotgun sequence, the proteins below share one genomic window:
- a CDS encoding ribonuclease P protein subunit POP4, translating into MHKVSYRRHSSTMASAPQQATQNLLARAHSPDSVNRIYSEKIQHRSLILRPTSPPPSTINARAARRKARQDKKEKQKQRPKPLSSREKRSLGLHDIPKDGQKYHIYEPLSQMWLGYARELLGNDLSTGGPSAAAKLASAEFHGAPIQVVRSHCPSRVGIQGVVVRDRKFVFEIITKKRGVKVVPKEGTIFRVEITINDGASDGESGQNKKFACEVLGDQMMLRAADRANKKFKAHFLSNI; encoded by the coding sequence ATGCACAAAGTTAGCTATCGGCGTCACTCATCAACCATGGCCAGCGCACCACAACAGGCTACGCAGAATCTGCTGGCCAGAGCGCATTCCCCCGACAGTGTGAATCGCATATACTCGGAAAAGATCCAGCATCGCTCGCTCATCCTGCGACCAACCTCTCCTCCGCCTTCCACAATCAACGCGCGCGCCGCACGTCGAAAAGCTCGCCAAGATAAAAAGGAAAAGCAAAAACAGAGACCCAAGCCACTATCCTCTCGAGAGAAGCGAAGCTTGGGCCTTCATGACATACCTAAGGATGGCCAAAAATACCACATCTATGAGCCTCTGAGTCAAATGTGGCTTGGATATGCTCGAGAGCTACTTGGGAACGATCTTTCGACTGGAGGGCCCAGTGCAGCGGCGAAACTAGCCAGCGCCGAGTTTCATGGTGCTCCTATTCAAGTTGTTCGAAGCCATTGCCCGAGTCGGGTCGGCATTCAAGGTGTTGTCGTCCGCGACCGCAAGTTTGTCTTCGAGATTATAACCAAGAAAAGAGGAGTGAAAGTTGTTCCCAAGGAAGGCACTATTTTTCGAGTCGAAATAACGATTAATGATGGAGCCTCTGATGGTGAGAGTGGACAAAACAAAAAATTTGCTTGCGAGGTTCTCGGAGATCagatgatgttgagggcAGCAGATCGCGCCAACAAGAAGTTTAAAGCACACTTTCTGTCAAATATTTGA